One region of Pseudomonas alvandae genomic DNA includes:
- the waaF gene encoding lipopolysaccharide heptosyltransferase II: MNILIVGPSWVGDMVMAQTLFQCLKQRHPQCEIDVLAPEWSRPILERMPEVRKALSFPLGHGVLELATRRRIGKSLVGQYDQAILLPNSLKSALVPFFADIPKRTGWRGEFRYGLLNDVRALDKDRYPLMIERFMALAYEPGAELPKPYPRPSLQIDPVTREAALAKFGLTLDRPVLALCPGAEFGESKRWPAEHYAQVAEAKIREGWQVWLFGSKNDHSVGEDIRSRLIPGLREESVNLSGDTSLAEAIDLLSCADSVVSNDSGLMHVAAALNRPLVAVYGSTSPGFTPPLADKVEVVRLGIECSPCFDRTCRFGHYNCLRQLMPPSVNEALERLQGTPVEVR, encoded by the coding sequence ATGAATATTCTGATCGTTGGGCCCAGTTGGGTCGGTGACATGGTGATGGCGCAGACACTGTTCCAGTGCCTCAAGCAGCGTCACCCGCAGTGCGAAATCGACGTCCTGGCCCCGGAGTGGAGCCGGCCGATCCTTGAACGCATGCCCGAGGTGCGCAAGGCCTTGAGCTTCCCGCTCGGCCATGGCGTGCTGGAGCTGGCGACCCGCCGGCGTATCGGCAAATCCCTGGTCGGCCAGTACGACCAGGCGATCCTGCTGCCCAATTCGTTGAAATCGGCGCTGGTGCCGTTTTTTGCCGATATTCCCAAGCGCACCGGCTGGCGTGGCGAATTTCGCTACGGCCTGCTCAATGACGTGCGCGCCCTGGACAAAGACCGCTACCCGCTGATGATCGAGCGCTTCATGGCCCTGGCCTACGAGCCGGGCGCCGAGTTGCCCAAGCCGTATCCTCGGCCGAGTCTGCAGATCGACCCGGTGACGCGTGAAGCGGCCCTGGCCAAGTTCGGCCTGACCCTGGATCGCCCGGTATTGGCCCTGTGCCCTGGCGCCGAGTTCGGCGAGTCGAAGCGTTGGCCGGCGGAGCATTACGCCCAAGTCGCCGAGGCGAAGATTCGCGAAGGCTGGCAAGTCTGGCTGTTCGGTTCGAAAAACGACCACTCGGTGGGCGAAGACATCCGCTCGCGGCTGATCCCCGGCCTGCGGGAAGAGTCGGTCAATCTCAGCGGTGACACTTCCCTGGCCGAGGCCATCGACCTGCTGTCCTGCGCTGATTCGGTGGTGTCCAACGACTCCGGCCTGATGCACGTGGCCGCCGCGCTGAACCGTCCGTTGGTGGCGGTCTACGGCTCCACTTCCCCAGGCTTCACCCCGCCGTTGGCGGACAAGGTCGAAGTCGTGCGCCTGGGCATCGAATGCAGTCCATGCTTCGATCGCACCTGCCGCTTCGGTCACTACAACTGCCTGCGCCAGCTCATGCCGCCATCGGTGAATGAAGCCCTGGAGCGTTTGCAGGGCACACCCGTGGAGGTCCGGTAA
- the waaC gene encoding lipopolysaccharide heptosyltransferase I codes for MRVLLIKTSSLGDVVHTLPALSDAARAIPGIKFDWVVEEGFAEIPTWHPAVGKVIPVAIRRWRKNLWQTIKSGEWRRFKQSMRADKYDLVIDAQGLLKSAWLTRYVKAPVAGLDKDSAREPLAARFYSRRLAVARGQHAVERVRQLFALALGYDLPQTQGNYGLDIDRLVELPRPYPYVVFLHGTTWESKHWPELYWRQLTERMGQFGVVVKLPWGSPAEKARAERIANGLRNALVLPKLNLGGMGKVLAGAQACVAVDTGLGHLAAALDVPTISLLGPTNPVLTGAYGKGQIHLASDFPCAPCMQKQCTYPPTAEDARRFDLKREQPLCFTRLNPERVASHLSTLLAEEPR; via the coding sequence TTGCGGGTATTGCTGATCAAGACTTCTTCGTTGGGGGACGTGGTCCATACGTTGCCAGCGCTGAGCGATGCGGCGCGAGCTATTCCGGGCATCAAGTTCGATTGGGTGGTGGAAGAAGGCTTCGCCGAAATTCCCACCTGGCACCCGGCCGTGGGCAAGGTCATTCCAGTGGCGATACGGCGCTGGCGCAAGAACCTCTGGCAAACCATCAAGAGTGGCGAATGGCGGCGTTTCAAGCAGAGCATGCGCGCCGACAAATACGACCTGGTGATCGATGCCCAGGGCCTGTTGAAAAGCGCCTGGCTGACTCGCTACGTCAAGGCGCCGGTCGCCGGCCTGGATAAAGACTCGGCTCGAGAACCCTTGGCGGCGCGTTTCTATTCGCGGCGCCTGGCGGTGGCCCGTGGTCAGCATGCGGTGGAGCGCGTGCGTCAGTTATTCGCCCTGGCGCTGGGCTATGACTTGCCGCAAACCCAGGGTAACTATGGCCTCGACATCGACCGCCTGGTGGAATTGCCACGGCCCTATCCCTACGTGGTATTCCTGCACGGCACGACGTGGGAGTCCAAGCACTGGCCCGAGCTTTACTGGCGCCAGCTCACCGAGCGCATGGGCCAGTTCGGCGTCGTGGTGAAACTGCCCTGGGGCAGCCCGGCCGAGAAGGCCCGGGCCGAGCGCATTGCCAATGGGCTGCGCAATGCCCTGGTATTGCCGAAGTTGAACCTCGGCGGCATGGGCAAGGTGCTCGCCGGCGCCCAGGCTTGCGTGGCGGTGGACACCGGTCTTGGCCATCTGGCCGCGGCCCTCGACGTGCCGACCATTTCTCTGCTTGGCCCGACCAATCCGGTGCTCACCGGCGCCTATGGCAAGGGCCAGATTCACCTCGCCAGTGATTTCCCTTGCGCGCCCTGCATGCAGAAGCAATGCACTTATCCACCCACCGCCGAGGATGCCCGGCGGTTCGACCTGAAACGCGAGCAGCCCCTGTGCTTCACGCGTCTGAATCCCGAGCGTGTCGCCAGCCACCTGAGCACGTTATTGGCTGAGGAGCCGCGCTGA
- a CDS encoding glycosyltransferase family 4 protein has product MQLAFVLYKYFPFGGLQRDFMRIALECQRRGHQIRVYTLIWEGDVPPGFEVLVAPVKALFNHRRNEKLSAWMEADLAKRPVDRLIGFNKMPGLDVYYAADGCFEDKAQNLRNSLYRRWGRYRHFAEYERAVFAKDAKTDVLMISEVQQPLFIKHYGTPLERFHLLPPGIAQDRRRPADADEIRAAFRAEFELADDDLLLVQIGSGFKTKGVDRSLKALAALPAQLRKRTRLFVIGQDDPKVFQLQSAALGLGDNVRFLKGRSDIPRFLLGADLLIHPAYNENTGTVLLEALVAGLPVLVSAVCGYAHYIAEADSGLVLDEPFEQAQLTEYLGRMLSDADARATWSRNGLAFAETADLYSMPQHAADVILAEHA; this is encoded by the coding sequence ATGCAATTGGCTTTTGTCCTTTACAAATATTTCCCTTTCGGCGGCCTGCAGCGTGACTTCATGCGCATCGCCCTGGAGTGCCAGCGGCGCGGTCACCAGATCCGCGTCTACACGCTGATCTGGGAAGGCGACGTGCCGCCCGGCTTCGAAGTGCTGGTGGCGCCGGTCAAGGCGTTGTTCAATCATCGCCGCAACGAGAAACTCAGCGCGTGGATGGAAGCGGACCTGGCCAAGCGCCCGGTGGACCGCTTGATCGGCTTCAACAAGATGCCCGGCCTGGACGTGTACTACGCCGCCGATGGCTGCTTCGAAGACAAGGCGCAAAACCTGCGCAATTCGCTGTACCGGCGCTGGGGCCGCTACCGGCATTTCGCCGAGTACGAGCGGGCGGTGTTCGCCAAGGACGCCAAGACCGACGTGCTGATGATCTCCGAAGTCCAGCAACCGCTGTTCATCAAGCACTACGGCACGCCGCTGGAACGTTTTCACCTGCTGCCGCCAGGCATCGCCCAGGACCGCCGCCGGCCTGCCGACGCTGACGAAATCCGTGCCGCGTTCCGGGCCGAATTCGAGCTGGCCGACGACGACCTGTTGCTGGTGCAGATCGGTTCCGGGTTCAAGACCAAGGGCGTGGATCGCAGCCTCAAGGCCCTGGCCGCGTTGCCCGCGCAATTGAGAAAACGCACCCGACTGTTTGTAATTGGCCAGGACGACCCCAAAGTATTCCAACTGCAGAGCGCCGCGCTGGGTCTGGGTGACAACGTGCGGTTCCTCAAGGGGCGCAGTGACATCCCGCGTTTCCTGCTGGGCGCCGACCTGTTGATCCATCCGGCGTACAACGAAAACACCGGCACTGTCTTGCTTGAAGCGCTGGTGGCCGGATTGCCGGTGCTGGTCAGCGCAGTGTGTGGGTACGCCCACTACATCGCCGAGGCCGACAGTGGCCTGGTGCTGGACGAGCCGTTCGAACAAGCGCAGCTCACCGAGTACCTGGGGCGGATGTTGAGTGATGCCGATGCCCGGGCAACCTGGAGTCGCAACGGTCTGGCCTTCGCCGAGACGGCCGACCTCTACAGCATGCCGCAGCACGCGGCCGATGTGATATTGGCGGAGCACGCTTGA
- the rfaP gene encoding lipopolysaccharide core heptose(I) kinase RfaP: protein MKLMLAEPFKSLWAGRDAFAEVEALQGEVYRELEARRTLRTEVDGRGFFVKIHRGIGWGEIFKNLLTAKLPVLGAGQEWKAIQRLQEVGVPTMTAVAYGEKGSNPADQHSFIITEELAPTISLEDFSIDWVKQAPPPKLKRALIAEVARMTGMMHRAGVNHRDCYICHFLLHTDKPVTPEDFKLSVIDLHRAQTRPAITTRWRNKDLAALYFSALDIGLTRRDKLRFLKGYFQQPLRQVLAEEASLLAWLEGKANKLYDRKQRYGDAL, encoded by the coding sequence ATGAAATTGATGCTGGCCGAACCGTTCAAGAGCCTTTGGGCCGGACGCGATGCGTTCGCCGAAGTCGAAGCGCTCCAGGGCGAGGTCTACCGTGAGCTCGAAGCCCGGCGCACCCTGCGCACGGAGGTGGACGGTCGCGGCTTTTTCGTGAAGATCCACCGTGGCATTGGCTGGGGCGAGATCTTCAAGAACTTGCTGACCGCCAAGCTGCCGGTGCTCGGTGCGGGCCAGGAATGGAAGGCCATCCAGCGCCTGCAAGAAGTCGGCGTGCCGACCATGACGGCCGTCGCCTACGGCGAGAAGGGCAGCAATCCGGCGGACCAGCATTCATTTATCATCACCGAAGAGCTGGCGCCGACCATCAGCCTTGAAGATTTCAGCATCGACTGGGTCAAGCAAGCGCCGCCGCCCAAGCTCAAGCGCGCCTTGATCGCCGAAGTGGCGCGCATGACCGGCATGATGCACCGCGCCGGCGTTAACCACCGTGACTGCTATATCTGCCACTTCCTGCTGCACACCGACAAGCCGGTGACGCCCGAGGATTTCAAGCTCTCGGTGATCGACTTGCACCGCGCCCAGACCCGCCCGGCCATTACCACCCGTTGGCGTAACAAGGACCTGGCGGCCCTGTATTTCTCGGCGTTGGACATTGGCCTGACCCGCCGCGACAAACTGCGTTTCCTCAAGGGCTATTTCCAGCAGCCGCTGCGCCAGGTCCTGGCTGAAGAGGCTTCGTTGCTGGCGTGGCTCGAAGGCAAGGCCAACAAGCTGTATGACCGCAAGCAGCGGTACGGGGATGCGCTCTGA
- a CDS encoding lipopolysaccharide kinase InaA family protein produces MSGWNLEPAYAELAQDFGSLDAVFALQGERLTRDPLSEVIRIQRNGVNYYVKRYVGAGKGLRRYLGKPRVKSEWQNLKRFAKWGIPTAEIVAWGLERRGAAYDRGAMITRELPRTEDLSALANRRDPRLGDRAWVDGVSRQLAGYTRIMHDHRFTHNDLKWRNLLIDDQSRLFLIDCPNGDFWRGFWLKYRITKDLACLDKVAKRHLSSTQRLRFYLQYRQRDRLDACDKKRIRHVVRFFEGRE; encoded by the coding sequence ATGTCGGGTTGGAACCTGGAGCCGGCCTACGCTGAACTGGCGCAGGATTTCGGCAGCCTCGATGCGGTATTTGCCCTGCAGGGAGAGCGTCTGACCCGCGATCCACTGTCGGAGGTGATCCGCATACAGCGCAACGGCGTGAACTATTACGTCAAGCGCTACGTCGGTGCCGGCAAAGGCTTGCGGCGCTACCTGGGCAAGCCCCGGGTCAAGTCCGAGTGGCAGAACCTCAAGCGATTCGCCAAGTGGGGGATTCCCACGGCCGAGATTGTTGCCTGGGGCCTTGAGCGACGTGGCGCGGCGTACGATCGCGGGGCAATGATCACCCGTGAGCTGCCTCGAACCGAAGATCTTTCAGCGCTGGCTAATCGGCGCGATCCGCGCCTGGGCGACCGCGCCTGGGTCGATGGTGTCAGCCGTCAACTGGCCGGTTATACCCGGATCATGCACGATCACCGCTTCACCCATAACGACCTGAAGTGGCGCAATCTGCTGATCGACGACCAGTCGCGGCTGTTCCTGATCGATTGCCCGAACGGCGATTTCTGGCGCGGCTTCTGGCTCAAGTACCGGATTACCAAAGACCTGGCCTGCCTTGACAAGGTTGCCAAGCGCCACCTGTCGAGCACCCAGCGCCTGCGCTTCTACCTGCAATACCGCCAGCGTGACCGGCTCGATGCGTGTGACAAAAAACGCATCCGCCATGTAGTGAGATTTTTTGAGGGACGTGAATGA
- a CDS encoding lipopolysaccharide kinase InaA family protein yields the protein MTDFLAAEDRALLARHGLDSFEALWSRELDAVDEPNTAGGGWSSVFRLELEGQGYYLKRQSNYLTRTFSHPFGEPSFSREFRNISRYRQLGIPALQAVFYGQRKVHGEVRAVLLTRALDGWDDLDSLLQRWPSLTAEQRSTVLNACGQLARRLHGMHQVHGCFYPKHIFLQATADGYQAQLIDLEKTRPLLFGQRDRVKDLEPLLRRARIWSEEDVRQLLSTYLDQPLGGALVDQWMTRLSVRRSHKEAR from the coding sequence ATGACTGATTTCCTGGCCGCTGAAGACCGGGCGTTGCTTGCACGTCATGGCCTGGACAGCTTCGAGGCCCTTTGGTCGCGAGAACTGGACGCCGTCGATGAGCCCAATACCGCAGGCGGCGGCTGGAGCAGTGTGTTCCGGCTGGAGCTCGAAGGGCAGGGCTATTACCTCAAGCGCCAGAGCAATTACCTGACCCGGACCTTTTCGCACCCTTTTGGCGAGCCCAGTTTTTCCAGGGAGTTTCGCAACATCAGCCGGTATCGCCAGTTGGGGATTCCGGCGTTGCAGGCGGTGTTCTATGGCCAGCGCAAGGTACATGGCGAAGTGCGAGCGGTCTTGCTGACCCGTGCCCTGGATGGCTGGGACGACCTGGACTCGCTGTTGCAGCGCTGGCCAAGCCTGACGGCAGAGCAGCGCTCCACAGTCCTCAACGCTTGCGGGCAGTTGGCGCGGCGCCTACACGGCATGCATCAGGTGCATGGCTGCTTCTATCCCAAGCACATCTTCCTGCAAGCCACTGCCGACGGTTATCAGGCGCAATTGATCGACCTCGAAAAGACTCGGCCGCTGCTGTTTGGCCAGCGTGATCGAGTCAAGGACCTGGAGCCTTTGCTGCGCCGGGCCAGGATCTGGAGCGAAGAAGATGTCCGCCAGTTGCTGTCTACGTATCTGGACCAGCCCCTTGGCGGTGCGCTGGTGGATCAGTGGATGACGCGGTTGAGCGTTCGACGCAGCCATAAGGAGGCTCGCTGA
- a CDS encoding lipopolysaccharide kinase InaA family protein encodes MHLSELKNAGRSPNLPLSLELADAAGPAQLQLLSLLRVLPGQRYVGAGIWRGRPVLAKLLVGSKAPRHFQRELQGVRLLAEQGLTTPLLLADGLKEGEGGWLLFELLEDAESLGDAWKQVEHLPMLADEQTAVLAEALGAIAQLHSKGLWQEDLHLDNLLRHGGKLYLIDGAGIRAETPGQPLSRQKVLENLGVFFAQLPKSIEPFNEELLVYYLLGNAEHALPMEALQKQIDKVHTWRLKDFLEKVGRECSLFSVQRGPFGLRAIRRDEEAAMVPVLEQADALLDRGHLYKTGGAASVGKVESNGRTLVIKRYNIKNFAHWLKRFWRPSRAWHSWREGHRLAFLGIATPKPLALLEKRFLWLRRGAYLVTEHLSGPDIIERFAPYVESGEAPETELLALDRLFADLIRERISHGDFKGHNLFWQDDRWALIDLDSMCQHRSQSSFAQAYARDRARFMRNWPEGSALYRVIDGRLPKEADSAPAVL; translated from the coding sequence ATGCATTTGTCGGAATTGAAAAACGCCGGCCGCAGCCCGAACCTGCCCTTGAGCCTGGAGCTGGCCGATGCTGCCGGTCCGGCGCAATTGCAATTGCTTTCACTGTTGCGAGTGTTGCCGGGCCAACGTTACGTCGGTGCCGGTATCTGGCGTGGTCGGCCGGTGCTGGCCAAGTTGCTGGTGGGCAGCAAGGCACCCCGACACTTCCAGCGTGAACTGCAAGGCGTTCGCCTCCTGGCGGAGCAGGGGCTGACGACGCCGCTGCTGCTGGCCGATGGCTTGAAGGAAGGCGAGGGTGGCTGGCTGCTGTTCGAACTGTTGGAGGACGCCGAAAGCCTCGGTGACGCCTGGAAACAGGTCGAGCACCTGCCAATGTTGGCGGACGAGCAAACGGCAGTGTTGGCCGAGGCCCTGGGCGCGATTGCGCAACTCCACAGCAAGGGCCTGTGGCAAGAAGACTTGCATCTGGACAACCTGCTGCGCCACGGCGGCAAGCTCTATCTGATCGATGGCGCCGGTATTCGCGCCGAAACCCCGGGGCAGCCGTTGTCGCGGCAGAAGGTATTGGAGAACCTCGGGGTGTTCTTCGCCCAGCTTCCCAAATCCATCGAGCCGTTCAATGAAGAACTGCTGGTGTATTACCTGTTGGGCAACGCCGAACACGCCTTGCCCATGGAGGCGCTGCAAAAACAGATCGATAAAGTGCACACATGGCGGCTGAAAGATTTTCTCGAAAAGGTCGGGCGCGAGTGCAGCCTGTTCAGCGTTCAGCGCGGACCGTTCGGGCTGCGAGCGATCCGTCGTGATGAAGAGGCCGCGATGGTCCCGGTGCTGGAACAGGCCGATGCACTGCTCGACCGGGGCCATCTGTACAAGACGGGCGGCGCGGCCAGTGTCGGCAAGGTCGAGTCGAATGGTCGCACCCTGGTGATCAAACGCTACAACATCAAGAACTTCGCCCATTGGCTCAAGCGCTTCTGGCGTCCAAGTCGCGCCTGGCATTCCTGGCGCGAGGGGCATCGACTGGCATTCCTCGGCATCGCCACGCCCAAGCCGCTGGCGCTGCTGGAAAAGCGTTTCCTCTGGCTGCGCCGAGGGGCTTACCTGGTGACCGAGCACCTGTCGGGCCCGGACATCATCGAACGCTTCGCCCCTTACGTCGAGAGCGGCGAGGCTCCCGAGACTGAGCTGCTGGCGCTGGATCGCTTGTTCGCTGATCTGATCCGCGAGCGCATCAGTCACGGCGACTTCAAGGGGCACAACCTGTTCTGGCAAGACGATCGTTGGGCGTTGATCGACCTCGACTCGATGTGCCAACACCGCAGCCAGTCCAGCTTCGCCCAGGCCTATGCCCGGGATCGGGCGCGGTTCATGCGCAATTGGCCTGAGGGGAGTGCGTTGTATCGGGTGATTGATGGGCGGTTGCCGAAGGAAGCCGATAGCGCCCCAGCCGTCTTGTAG
- a CDS encoding carbamoyltransferase family protein has translation MALTILGLSGALSHDPSAALYIDGKLIAAAEEERFVRDKHAKNRMPYESAKFCLEQAGIKPSDVDVVAIPFAPISLFGEARWHYAKRYWYAPDRALDAILMGNRRYKRYRRKIVWCLEQLGFDPKKIKIEPVEHHLAHASSAYHCSGFQEKTAILGIDGKGEYATTFFGYGENGKIHKIKEFFDPDSLGGLYGAITEFLGFEMLDGEFKVMGMAPYGDATKYDFSRLASFENGELVINTDYANVIGLRRYKEKGKGFYFSPKLIEWLGPKREGDIADEPYIHYAASMQALFEKLALQMIDHYLGDVLKETGKLAFAGGCALNVKLNQKIIARDDVKELFVQPASGDAGTAVGAAAYVSHARGVPVEKMEHVYLGPAYSNEDVIAACARHPSKPEWRKIDNTPERIAKIMVDGNPVAWFQGRMEFGPRALGGRSIIGCPSASGVADRINEQIKFRERWRPFCPSMLDTVAPQMIKVDHPAPFMTFTFEVAEEWKTRVPEVVHEDGTSRAQVLKREYNPRYYDMMKALEVLTGNGVSLNTSLNRRGEPMICSPTDALNMFFGSDLQYLIMEDILVVKDGVDVYD, from the coding sequence GTGGCATTGACGATTCTTGGCCTGTCCGGCGCCCTTAGCCATGATCCTTCCGCAGCGCTGTACATTGACGGCAAGCTGATCGCGGCGGCCGAGGAAGAGCGCTTCGTACGCGATAAACATGCAAAGAACCGCATGCCCTACGAGTCGGCGAAGTTCTGTCTGGAACAGGCCGGCATCAAGCCTTCCGATGTCGATGTGGTGGCGATCCCGTTTGCCCCGATCAGTCTGTTCGGCGAAGCTCGCTGGCACTACGCCAAGCGTTACTGGTACGCACCGGACCGCGCCCTCGATGCGATCCTGATGGGCAACCGTCGCTACAAGCGCTATCGCCGCAAGATCGTCTGGTGCCTGGAGCAACTGGGCTTCGATCCGAAAAAGATCAAGATCGAGCCGGTCGAGCACCACTTGGCCCACGCCTCCAGTGCCTATCATTGCTCGGGCTTCCAGGAAAAAACCGCGATCCTGGGCATCGATGGCAAGGGCGAATACGCCACGACCTTCTTTGGCTACGGTGAAAACGGCAAGATCCACAAGATCAAGGAATTCTTCGATCCGGACTCCCTGGGTGGCCTGTACGGCGCGATCACCGAGTTCCTCGGTTTTGAAATGCTCGACGGCGAATTCAAGGTCATGGGCATGGCGCCTTATGGCGACGCCACCAAGTACGATTTCTCGCGCCTGGCTTCGTTCGAAAACGGCGAATTGGTGATCAACACCGACTACGCCAACGTGATCGGCCTGCGCCGCTATAAAGAGAAAGGCAAGGGCTTCTACTTCTCGCCGAAGCTGATCGAATGGCTCGGCCCGAAACGTGAAGGCGACATCGCCGACGAGCCGTACATTCACTACGCGGCGAGCATGCAGGCGCTGTTCGAGAAGCTCGCATTGCAGATGATCGACCACTACCTGGGCGACGTGCTCAAGGAAACCGGCAAGCTGGCCTTCGCCGGTGGCTGTGCGTTGAACGTCAAGCTGAACCAGAAAATCATCGCCCGTGATGACGTCAAGGAGCTGTTCGTGCAACCGGCTTCCGGCGACGCCGGTACGGCGGTAGGCGCGGCGGCTTATGTGTCCCATGCCCGTGGCGTGCCGGTGGAGAAGATGGAACACGTCTACCTCGGCCCGGCCTACAGCAACGAAGACGTGATCGCCGCGTGCGCCCGCCATCCGAGCAAGCCTGAGTGGCGCAAGATCGACAACACCCCCGAGCGCATTGCCAAGATCATGGTCGACGGCAACCCGGTGGCCTGGTTCCAGGGCCGCATGGAGTTTGGTCCGCGTGCCTTGGGCGGTCGTTCGATCATCGGTTGCCCGAGCGCCAGCGGCGTGGCCGATCGTATCAACGAGCAGATCAAGTTCCGCGAGCGCTGGAGGCCTTTCTGCCCGTCGATGCTCGACACCGTCGCACCGCAGATGATCAAGGTCGATCACCCGGCACCGTTCATGACCTTCACCTTCGAAGTCGCCGAAGAATGGAAGACCCGCGTGCCGGAAGTCGTCCACGAAGACGGCACCTCCCGGGCCCAGGTGCTCAAGCGCGAATACAACCCGCGCTACTACGACATGATGAAGGCCCTGGAAGTCCTGACCGGCAACGGCGTGTCGCTGAACACCTCGCTCAACCGTCGCGGCGAACCGATGATCTGCTCGCCGACCGACGCGCTGAACATGTTCTTCGGTTCGGACCTGCAGTACCTGATCATGGAAGACATTCTGGTGGTCAAAGACGGCGTGGATGTTTATGACTGA
- a CDS encoding glycosyltransferase family 2 protein: MTEMLVSVIIPAYNYAETLPRAVNSVIAQLGEAQAELLVIDDGSTDATPQVVEQLLVEHAGAFRALRKPNGGLSSVRNRGIEEARGQYLIFLDADDEMAPGALAAVARHVADNPESRLIIGGHWSVFSDGRRVQHSATPLPVTPRERVRGYLLEKTVSLSNGACVMHREVFGPGNYPLHLRNVEDIPVFAQVLARFPCSTLDQPLALIHKHDDSMRHDLKQSLAAGVEMVDEVFAPARMPAELQDLRQAFTAQRCLSLFRDCYSAGDYVRAKAFYARAVRTNFFSIMRWSYTRKAVRLLFK, translated from the coding sequence ATGACTGAGATGTTGGTCAGTGTCATCATTCCAGCTTACAACTACGCCGAGACATTGCCGCGAGCGGTGAATTCTGTCATTGCGCAGTTGGGCGAAGCCCAGGCAGAGCTGCTGGTGATCGACGATGGCTCCACTGATGCGACGCCTCAAGTTGTAGAGCAGTTGCTGGTCGAGCATGCCGGGGCCTTTCGAGCCCTGCGCAAACCCAACGGTGGTCTGTCGTCGGTGCGGAACCGTGGGATCGAGGAAGCCCGGGGCCAGTACCTGATCTTCCTTGATGCGGATGATGAGATGGCGCCGGGCGCGCTGGCGGCTGTGGCCCGGCATGTCGCCGATAATCCCGAGAGTCGTTTGATTATTGGCGGCCACTGGTCGGTGTTCTCCGACGGTCGTCGCGTCCAGCACAGCGCCACGCCCTTGCCGGTGACGCCGCGTGAACGTGTTCGTGGCTATCTGCTGGAAAAGACGGTGTCGCTGTCCAACGGAGCCTGCGTCATGCACCGCGAGGTGTTCGGGCCAGGCAATTATCCTTTGCACCTGCGTAACGTCGAAGATATACCTGTATTTGCCCAAGTGCTGGCGCGCTTTCCATGTTCCACATTGGATCAGCCGCTCGCGCTGATCCACAAGCATGATGACAGCATGCGACATGACCTCAAGCAAAGCCTGGCTGCGGGGGTGGAGATGGTGGACGAGGTGTTTGCTCCTGCGCGGATGCCGGCGGAGTTGCAGGACCTGCGTCAGGCCTTTACCGCCCAGCGCTGCCTGTCCTTGTTCCGCGACTGCTATAGCGCTGGGGACTACGTTCGCGCAAAGGCTTTTTATGCCCGGGCCGTACGTACCAACTTTTTTTCGATCATGCGCTGGTCCTACACGCGTAAGGCCGTCCGGTTGTTGTTCAAGTGA